In Vidua macroura isolate BioBank_ID:100142 unplaced genomic scaffold, ASM2450914v1 whyUn_scaffold_286, whole genome shotgun sequence, the following are encoded in one genomic region:
- the LOC128803058 gene encoding zinc finger protein 576-like — protein MGRPVSPPPQTGPGSRRCGRCLITFPDAAFAARHAKRQHPRAFAAAALRGALFVCFVCARAFASSPALLRHQRGHAPRPASRHAPSRRRTRPPRAPPRRGDTPPLSCTECGRGFAREGGAATAITSGTRGGEL, from the exons atgg ggcgtcccgtgtccccccccccgcAGACCGGGCCGGGCTCCCGCCGCTGCGGCCGCTGCCTCATCACGTTCCCGGACGCGGCGTTCGCCGCCCGCCACGCCAAGCGGCAGCACCCGCGCGCcttcgccgccgccgccctgcGGGGGGCGCTCTTCGTCTGCTTCGTCTGCGCCCGCGCCTTCGCCTCCTCGCCCGCCCTGCTGCGCCACCAGCGCGGCCacgccccccgccccgcctcCCGCCACgccccctcccgccgccggACACGCCCCCCgcgggccccgccccgccgcggggaCACGCCCCCCCTGAGCTGCACGGAGTGTGGGCGGGGCTTCGCCCGCGAGGGGGGCGCTGCAACCGCCATTACATCCGGCACGCGCG